AATATATATAcaatgctcaaaaaaataaagggaacactaaaataacacatcctagatctgaatgaattaaatattcttattaaatacttttttctttacatagttgaatgtgctgacaacaaaatcacaaaaaggatcaatggaaatcaaatgtatcaacccatagaggtctggatttggagtcacactcaaaattaaagtggaaaaccacactacaggctgatccaactttgatgtaatgtccttaaaacaagtcaaaatgagtctcagtagtgtgtggggcctccacgtgcctgtatgacctccctacaacgcctgggcatgctcctgatgaggtggcggatggtctcctgatctcctcccagacctggactaaagcatccgccaactcctggacagtctgtggtgcaacggtggatggagcgagacatgatatcccagatgtgctcaattggattcaggtctggggaacgggcggacaAATCcttagcatcaatgccttcctcttgcaggaactgctgacacactccagccacatgaggtctagcattgtcttgcattaggaggaacccagggccaaacgCACCagtatatggtctcacaaggggtctgaggatctcatctcggtacctaatggcagtcaggctacctctggcgagcacatggagggctgtgcggctccccaaagaaatgccaccccacaccatgactgacccaccgccaaaccggtcatgctggaggatgttgcaggcagcagaacgttttccatggcgtctccagactctgtcacatgctcagtgtgaacctgctttcatctgtgaaaagcacagggtgccagtggcgaatttgccaatcttggtgttctctggcaaatgtcaaacgggctgtaagcacaacccccacctgtggatgtcgggccctcataccacgcTCATGGAGTCTGCTCAAAACGTCAGAAACAGACAcattggaggtcattttgcagggctctggcagtgctcctccttgcacaaaggcggaggtagcggtcctgctgctgggttgttgccctcctaccgcctcctccacgtctcctgatgtactggcctgtctcctggtagtgcctccatgctctggacactacgctgacagacacagcaaaccttcttggcacagctcgcattgatgttccatcctggatgagctgcactacctgagccacttgtgtgggttgtagactacgTCTCATgataccactagagtgaaagcaccgccagcattcaaaagtgaccaaaacatcagccaggaagcataggaactgagaagtggtctgtggtcaccacctggagaaccactcctttattgggggtgtcttgctaattgcctataatttccacctgttgtctattccatttgcacaacagcatgtgaaatgtattgtcaatcagtgttgcttcctaagtggacagtttgatttcacagaagtgtgattgacttggagttacattgtgttgtttaagtgttccctttatttttttgagcagtatatatatatatattttaaataacttTTCTTTAGTACTCCCATGATGTATAAATGCTCAAAAAGCATGATGAGGGAATTCTGAAACCACTAATATTTAATAGTTCTAAAACACACAGTAGAGTCCCTGCACCTCTTAGGTATATGAGACCCAGGGCCCATATCCACAAAGCATCAGTCAATCTAGGAtcagccttttagatcataatgaatagcATTAGATGGCCAGATGGGATCTGATCCTTGATCAGCTTCCTGGATAAGTGCCCAGAGACATAGTGAGACAGAGGGGTCTGTGATTTAGTTACGTACCCCATGTAGTCCAGATCAGAGAAGATGAAGGTCTTGTTGATGTCGAAGCCGCAGGCGATGATGTCCTTGGCGTTCTCCATAGTGTAACGGTGACAGTCCTCCAGGGACAGGTCCTTCCACAGGTACTTCTCATCATCCGTCAGCTGGATCACCAGCGGGATGTCAAACGTGTCCTGCAGCCATCTGGGAACAGGTAGAGCAAAAACCCTTTACTCTCAACTCTGATCTGAATCCACTGCCATTCGATCGACCTTAAATCACGAAGTCAGTCTAACGTAGACCTTTCTTCTACATACCTGACTTGAAACGCTGGGGTTTAGGTTATCTGTTATTATAGGCAGtgttttatacagtatgttattataggCAGTGTTTTATACAGTATGCTATTATAGGCAGtgttttatacagtatgttattataggCAGTGTttcatacagtatgtgttattaTAGGCAGtgttttatacagtatgttattataggCAGTGTTTTATACAGTATGCTATTATAGGCAGtgttttatacagtatgttattataggCAGTGTttcatacagtatgtgttattaTAGGCAGTgtgttatacagtatgttattataggcagtgttatacagtatctgTTATTATAGGCAGTGTTTTATACAATATCTGTTATTATAGGCAGtgttttatacagtatgttattataggcagtgttttatacagtatgttattataggcagtgttttatacagtatgttattataggcagtgttttatacagtatgttattatagacagtgttttatacagtatctGTTATTATAGACAGTGTTTTATACAATATCTGTTATTATaggcagtgttatacagtatctgttattataggcagtgttttatacagtatgttattataaacagtgttatacagtatgttattataggcagtgttatacagtatctgTTATTATAGACAGTGTTTTATACCGTATGTTATTATAGACAGTGTTATTATAGACAGTGTTTTATACCGTATGCTATTATagacagtgttatacagtatctgTTATTATAGGCAGTGTTTTATACAGTATGCTATTATAGGCAGtgttttatacagtatgttattataggCAGTGTTTCATACATAGACAGtgttttatacagtatgttattataggcagtgttttatacagtatgttattataggcagtgttatacagtatctgTTATTATAGACAGTGTTTTATACCGTATGTTATTATAGACAGTGTTATTATAGACAGTGTTTTATACCGTATGTTATTATagacagtgttatacagtatctgTTATTATAGGCAGTGTTTTATACCGTATGTTATTATagacagtgttatacagtatctgttattataggcagtgtttcatacagtatgttattataggcagtgttatacagtatctgTTATTATAGACAGTGTTTTATACCGTATGTTATTATAGACAGTGTTATTATAGACAGTGTTTTATACCGTATGTTATTATAGacagtgtttacatttacatttaagtcatttagcagacgctcttatccagagcgacttacagtatcTGTTATTATAGGCAGTGTTTTATACCGTATGTTATTATagacagtgttatacagtatctgTTATTATAGGCAGTGTTTTATACAATATCTGTTATTATAGGCAGTgtgttatacagtatgttattataggcagtgttatacagtatctgttattatagacagtgttttatacagtatgttattataggcagtgttttatacagtatgttattatagacagtgttttatacagtatctGTTATTATAGACAGTGTTTTATACAATATCTGTTATTATAGGCAGTgtgttatacagtatgttattataggcagtgttatacagtatgttattataggcagtgttatacagtatctgttattatagacagtgttttatacagtatgttattataggcagtgttttatacagtatgttattatagacagtgttttatacagtatctGTTATTATAGACAGTGTTTTATACAATATCTGTTATTATaggcagtgttatacagtatctgttattataggcagtgttttatacagtatgttattataaacagtgttatacagtatgttattataggCAGTTTGTTATACAATATCTGTTATTATAGGCAGTGTTTTATACAATATCTTATTATAGGCAGtgttttatacagtatgttattatagaCAGTGTTATTATAGGCAGTgtgttatacagtatgttattatagacagtgttttatacagtatgttattacaggcagtgttttatacagtatgttaatataggcagtgttttatacagtatgttaatatagacagtgttttatacagtatgttattataggcagtgttttatacagtatgttattataggcagtgttttatacagtatgttattataggcagtgttttatacagtatgttaatatagacagtgttattaTAGTCAGTgtgttatacagtatgttattatagacagtgttttatacagtatgttattatagacagtgttttatacagtatgttattatatacagtgttatacagtatctgttattataggcagtgttttatacagtatgttattatagacagtgtgttatacagtatctgttattatagacagtgtgttatacagtatctgttattatagacagtgttatacagtatctgTTATTATAAGCAGTGTGTTATAAAGTACTGTATTTGTTATTATAGGCAGTTTGTTATACAGTGGGTAGGGTCTACAGTGggctggtgtcccccagggctctgttctaggccctctcctattctcgctatacaccaagtcacttggctctgtcataacctcacatggtctctcctatcattgctatgcagacgacacacaattaatcttctcctttcccccttctgacgaccaggtggcgaatcgcatctctgcatgtctggcagacatatcagtgtggatgacggatcatcacctcaagctgaacctcggcaagacggagctgctcttcctcccggggaaggactgcccgttccatgatctcgccatcacggttgacaactccattgtgtcctcgtcccagagcgctaagaaccttggcgtgatcctggacaacaccctgtcgttctcaaataacatcaaggcggtggcccgttcctgtaggttcatgctctacaacatccgcagagtacgaccctgcctcacacaggaagcggcgcaggtcctaatccaggcacttgtcatctcccgtctggattactgcaactcgctgttggctgggctccctgcctgtgccattaaacccctacaactcatccagaacgccgcagcccgtctggtgttcaaccttcccaagttctctcacgtcaccccgctcctccgctctctccactggcttccagttgaagctcgcatccgctacaagaccatggtgcttgcctacggagctgtgaggggaacggcacctcactacctccaggctctgatcaggccctacacccaaacaagggcactgcgttcatccacctctggcctgctcgcctccctaccactgaggaagtacagttcccgctcagcccagtcaaaactgttcgctgctctggccccccaatggtggaacaaactccctcacgacgccaggacagcggagtcaatcaccaccttccggagacacctgaaaccccacctctttaaggaatacctaggataggataaagtaatccttctcccccccctaaaagacctagatgcactattgtaaagtggctgttccactggatgtcataaggtgaaagcaccaatttgtaagtcgctctggataagagcgtctgctaaatgacttaaatgtaaatgtaaatgtagagtgtTTCCCGGTCTGGGACAAAGGGTCTGGGACAAAAGGTCAGGGATGTACCATAGTGTAGGGAGAACTTTTGGTGGTTCTTAATAGTGTCAAgtccctccatctcactaatactaatcagggttggggtcaattccattttaattccagtcaattcaggaagtacactggaTGTCCAATTCTCTTCTATGCTTTTCACAGAAAAAACTctgaatttggtttactttctgaattgactggaaggGAAATGGAATAGATCCCAACCGTGGCTACGTATACCAACAGACTCACTTTGTAAAGATGAAAGGGATGAGGTGGCCCATGTGCAAGGCATCTGAGGAGGGTCCTCTGCCCGTGTAGAGGTAGAAAGACTTGTTCTTCTCATACGCGTCCAGAACCTGGTGCATATCTCTGGAAAaagacaaacaacacagagttacagcatATGACACACCCTAAAATGCCCCCAAAACAAGATGAGAGCAGATTAAGACTATATGTTTACTACGTGGTATCAATTGCTCATGCTCAAtcccagacagatagacataaAGGCAGGGTGGCAGACGGACCACCCTCTAGAGTACATTCAAATAACTGACCTGTGAGAGAAGAAGATTCCCCTGCGTAAAAACCGGTGTGCCTTCTGTCCCGAgactctctctattctgtccacCAGCTCTTGGTCAATCTTGCTACTGCCAAACCTCACTGAAAAGAAACGTCAGTACACAATTTACCCATACCATTAATTATGCTCTGactaatttttatttttattttaaagaGTTTGACATTCGATAACGTCCATGTGTTTGAAGCAAGTTTACAGCAACGTGTGAGATATTGACATATCTCACAAGGCTCATTCATTTTCAGAGAGGCCCAACTCCTAACTTGAAGATTCATACATAACTCTGACAATTCTTCCATCAATGCATGATTTACACAATTATCAAGTGAAGCGTGCGCTGTGCGTGCATACATTCGGATTCTGCCCATGGATCTAACATTATGCTTTCCCCTCTGACCTATCAGCTTGTCGTAGTCCACTCCTTTGGCGTTGGTGGTGGAGACGTTCCAGGGGTCGACCATGTCCTCCCCATCTGCAGCTGGCCCGTTGTCTTGTGAAACAACGCATTCTGAGGGTGGACATCCAGTCTTGTAGTCCTGACCTGTTACCTGCTTGTAGTCCACTTTTAGCTTCAGCAGCAACTGTACAGCAGCGTCAATATCAGCCTGCAATCCAAAAACAAAATGAGATAAAAGGTCATACAATAACATCACGGTGAATCATTATCATGATCATGGAATAATTCACTATACGAAGACGATGTGACCAGTGTTGTATCGGGACTGTATTGCACAACACTTAGCCACTTATTATGACATGATACAGTATAAGAACACACTGGTTGTGTTCTTAAAACTAATAGAAAACATCCCCATGTGAAGATATTTGTAAATATGTATATGTTATAGGTACTTAGTTTTAtattagttgtagcagtagtttgttagttgtaggcctattattagTTTTACAACTTTTTTATGCcgttttatttgtatttcattatTTTTGGACCGTTAGTATATGCCATATTATTCTTGTTACTACCGGTAAGTATTGTATTTTTTGGGGGGACATCTCAATTTTATCCtgcaaaaataaatggaataaatCATTCTAAAAGCTCACTTTTGCAGCCTTTTCAGTTTTCAGAGTTCGGACTGTGTCTCCTTGTGATGTTAGTTTCTCATATAGGTCCATTGGGGTCATATCCCCAGCCCCGTCTCCCAGACAGTCTGTCATCTTCAACTTGGTCAGGACCTAAGAGATACAAGATTGTGTGACACAATTTCATATACAGTAGTTTACGTCAAGTAGCACACATGCCATTGCATTAGTTAACAAGCTATCTAGTATGTCTTGTCATAAGATGACATTTTGCATGGTAAAGATAAGGCCAGGTTTTTCAGTTCCCTGTGCTAGAGAAAGTAGCTAGCTAATCTTGGTTAACTCAGAACTAAAATCTCCGAAATTTGTTCAGTAGTTTGTCCACTAAAATGACTAGCTACCTAATGTATGGGGTATTTAAAatcaacaaaacacacatttctgtCAGGGGTGGTTTGAAATCATTTCCACAATGAACAGCAATAGATATCTAGTTTTTGCTATGGTCCATGAAGCCACCTGAACAGAAAGGAAGGTTTAATATGTTGTGATTCAAGAACCTCTATCTCCACTGCTAAAGCTAGCTTAGCTTAGCATGGTGGTTAGCACATATGCTTGCCATAACGTTGTTCTGATCTACTATACCACGCCTTGACAGTGGCTTTCGGTTTGATATGATGTTTTTTTAATAAACACGAGCACATCAAATGAAATATTCAAAATAGTTTAGATTTTGAAATATTCCAAATGTTTCAAAATAATTCAAATGCACGCACCTTTCAGATTCTATGACGCCGGTAAAATCAACTCATTCCACTTGCATCAGCCTGCTTGTTGCCTGGGAAGTGTTCAGGGCAAATGTATCCCCTAACAAACAAGTAGTTGATCTATTCAGTTCCACTGTGAATTTATTTACCGTAATAAGAGAGGTTATAATATTGTTGTCATGTCAAAGAGAAAATCCAGTTACTTTGAATGAGAAGGACATAAAGAGAAATGCGTAAACGACAATGTAAGTCTGTTTAAAACGTCGACGGTGCTTGTCGGAATTGTTTTGGTTCCGACTGACTGATTTCAAAATAAAAGTTATCAAGCCCTGTGCGCTAATGTAAAGAGCTTGAGATATAATTACAACTTTTATTTCGAAGATGTGGATCAATGGGTTCCTGCACAGGCTTCACACATTTGGAACGGGACAAAATTGATGACCTAcatacatttactgtactttcaCCTGAACCACTGAATTGTAAAGTAGCGTTAGCTACTGCGATTATCCCCCCGTCATGGTACTAGTGACATATCTGTTGTAGTGGCATATCTGCTATAGACACAGGAAGATATTGCTATGCAGCTTCTTGGTTGAGTTACAAAGCTAGCTAACTACTGTGGCTAACCATAGAGCCAAAgatttttataactaacccaTAGCTCATTGTTCGACTGTATCTGTGATGGAGCTGTTGTGCCTGGCTTCAGCGCGTAGCCAGCTTGCGGGTTCATGTTCGCTAATGCTAAGTGTGTAGCCGTAAATGCAATATGGGTGCATCCACGTTTTGAACTGGGAAATCCCGTCTAAACGTCTTTAGAAGCCTTGTGATTGTTTTGCTAATAAAAAAAGTACATTCGGATCTGCTTTAACTTTATAAATCAAAAGGAAGATGAGCAGAATCCATTTTGTATCAACAATTTGTTTTTAGTTCTACCATAAACAACTGTGTCACCATGCTTTGTCTATTTGTTGACAATGATGTCAGAAAGGTGCAGGTAGGAAACTCGGGAATGAGAGTTGTCGACTATCAATGACCTGTTTGACAGTTTTTTCTCTCAGTCTTACGTGGCAAATACCACCTTCCTACTTGGTTATGAACGCAGCGtaatagcaagctagctaactaagGTGAATGGGGTAATGGACAGAGGCGATTCTTCTTTAAGATTGGGTTGGCGGATCGCATCCACATTTTAGgtgcatacatttttaaaaatgtatttgtcacatgcgccaaataaaaCAGACATAggtcttacagtgaaatgcttacttacatgcccttaatcaacaatgcagttttaagaaaatctctccaaaaagtaagagagaagaataacaaatcattaaagagcagcagtaaataacaatagcggggctatatacagggggtacccgtacagagtcaatgtgcgggaggaACCGTGTCGGGGTAacaggtaattatgtac
The genomic region above belongs to Oncorhynchus nerka isolate Pitt River linkage group LG18, Oner_Uvic_2.0, whole genome shotgun sequence and contains:
- the wars1 gene encoding tryptophan--tRNA ligase, cytoplasmic; the encoded protein is MTDCLGDGAGDMTPMDLYEKLTSQGDTVRTLKTEKAAKADIDAAVQLLLKLKVDYKQVTGQDYKTGCPPSECVVSQDNGPAADGEDMVDPWNVSTTNAKGVDYDKLIVRFGSSKIDQELVDRIERVSGQKAHRFLRRGIFFSHRDMHQVLDAYEKNKSFYLYTGRGPSSDALHMGHLIPFIFTKWLQDTFDIPLVIQLTDDEKYLWKDLSLEDCHRYTMENAKDIIACGFDINKTFIFSDLDYMGASPDFYRNVVKVQKHVTFNQVKGIFGFGDSDCIGKIAFPAIQAAPSFSSSFPQIFKGRKDVQCLIPCAIDQDPYFRMTRDVAPRIGYPKPALLHSTFFPALQGAQTKMSASDANSSIFLTDTPKQIKNKVNKHAFSGGKDTVEEHRKYGGNPDVDVSFMYLTFFLEDDEQLEKIRQDYASGALLTGELKKHLIETLQPIITSHQERRKQVTEETVKQFMTPRPLNYSF